The proteins below come from a single Azospirillum sp. B510 genomic window:
- a CDS encoding IS5 family transposase produces MWTEITRAQYRRKGLRYSSDMTDAEWAVLEPLLPTARRLGRPRTVDMREIVNGILFLATSGCQWRQLPKDFPPMTTVQRYFYRWRDDGTWETINHALVTIVRESMGREASPTAGVIDSQSVKTTEAGGPRSYDAGKCIKGRKRHVLTDTNGLLVAAIVHAADIQDRDGAPALLASVRTPYPWLRHVFADGGYAGPKLETALAQIGTWTLEIVKRSDAAKGFELLPRRWVVERTIAWLNRNRRLAKDFEATVESAVAWIFIASVKLLSRRVVRT; encoded by the coding sequence ATGTGGACCGAAATCACCCGAGCGCAGTATCGACGGAAAGGATTGCGGTATTCAAGCGACATGACGGACGCGGAGTGGGCTGTGCTCGAACCTCTCCTCCCAACGGCTCGACGCCTGGGCCGGCCTCGAACGGTCGACATGCGGGAGATCGTGAACGGCATCCTCTTTCTGGCGACCTCCGGGTGCCAGTGGCGGCAACTGCCGAAGGATTTCCCGCCGATGACGACGGTGCAGCGCTATTTCTACCGCTGGCGCGACGACGGGACCTGGGAGACGATCAATCACGCCCTGGTAACAATCGTTCGGGAAAGTATGGGGCGGGAAGCCAGCCCGACAGCGGGTGTGATCGACAGCCAGTCGGTCAAGACAACGGAAGCTGGTGGACCTCGGAGCTACGATGCGGGCAAGTGCATCAAAGGGCGCAAGCGGCATGTGTTGACCGATACCAATGGGTTGCTGGTCGCTGCCATCGTTCACGCCGCCGACATCCAGGACCGTGATGGCGCTCCGGCGCTCCTCGCCTCCGTTCGCACACCCTACCCTTGGCTTCGCCACGTCTTTGCGGATGGCGGCTACGCTGGACCCAAACTGGAAACCGCTTTGGCCCAGATCGGGACATGGACCCTGGAGATCGTCAAGCGGTCCGACGCCGCCAAAGGCTTTGAACTGCTGCCCCGGCGCTGGGTCGTCGAGCGCACCATCGCCTGGCTTAACCGCAATCGGCGCCTCGCCAAGGACTTCGAGGCCACCGTCGAGAGTGCCGTCGCCTGGATCTTCATCGCAAGCGTCAAACTGCTCTCAAGACGGGTGGTCAGGACATAG
- a CDS encoding IS1 family transposase, whose translation MLPECGARDEATFRRLFDRLRRWSPRLICTDHFAPYENVLAAGRHYQGKDQTVALERNNGQQRHWVGACRRKSIIVSKSKAMVDRRITLFAHLHVNGDAPPEMRTLPGVLSGRTGIA comes from the coding sequence ATACTCCCGGAATGCGGCGCCCGCGACGAGGCCACCTTCCGCCGCCTGTTCGACCGGCTCCGGCGTTGGTCCCCCAGACTGATTTGCACCGACCACTTCGCGCCTTATGAAAACGTGCTGGCGGCAGGGCGGCATTACCAAGGCAAGGATCAGACCGTCGCGCTCGAACGCAACAATGGCCAGCAGCGCCACTGGGTCGGCGCCTGTCGGCGCAAGTCAATCATCGTCTCCAAGAGCAAAGCCATGGTGGACCGTCGAATAACCCTGTTCGCTCATCTTCACGTCAACGGCGATGCCCCACCGGAAATGCGCACTCTTCCAGGAGTGCTGAGCGGACGGACAGGAATTGCCTAA
- a CDS encoding SDR family oxidoreductase: protein MTARLQGKTAIVTAAAQGMGRAAALAFAAEGASVVATDINERLLAELDGMPGIVTRRLDVCDPMAIQAFAAETPAPSVLFNCAGFVHAGTVLDCGEDEFDFAVTLNVRSMYRMIRAFLPGMLEAGGGSIVNMSSVASSLIGAPNRFIYGTTKAAVIGLTKSVAADYVTRGIRVNAICPGTVDSPSLHDRMRALGDYDTARAAFIARQPMGRLGTAEEVAKLAVYLASDESAFMTGQAIAIDGGWTNT from the coding sequence ATGACCGCCAGATTGCAGGGAAAGACCGCCATCGTCACCGCCGCGGCGCAGGGCATGGGGCGTGCCGCCGCCCTGGCCTTCGCGGCGGAGGGCGCCAGCGTGGTGGCGACCGACATCAACGAGCGGCTGCTGGCGGAACTGGACGGCATGCCCGGCATCGTCACCCGCCGCCTCGACGTCTGCGATCCGATGGCGATCCAGGCTTTCGCGGCCGAAACGCCGGCGCCGTCCGTGCTGTTCAACTGCGCCGGCTTCGTCCATGCCGGCACGGTTCTGGACTGCGGCGAGGACGAGTTCGATTTCGCCGTCACGCTGAACGTCCGCTCGATGTACCGGATGATCCGCGCCTTCCTGCCGGGCATGCTGGAGGCCGGCGGCGGGTCCATCGTCAACATGTCGTCGGTCGCCTCCTCCCTGATCGGGGCGCCGAACCGCTTCATCTACGGCACCACCAAGGCGGCGGTGATCGGCCTGACCAAATCGGTCGCCGCCGATTACGTCACCCGCGGCATCCGCGTGAACGCCATCTGTCCGGGCACGGTGGACAGCCCGTCGCTGCACGACCGCATGCGGGCGCTGGGTGACTACGATACCGCCCGCGCCGCCTTCATCGCCCGCCAGCCGATGGGCCGGCTGGGCACGGCGGAGGAGGTGGCGAAGCTCGCCGTCTATCTCGCATCCGACGAGTCCGCCTTCATGACCGGACAGGCCATCGCCATCGACGGCGGCTGGACCAACACCTGA
- a CDS encoding sugar ABC transporter ATP-binding protein → MQQASLHTAPGRFPAAMAGTELLRLDNITKRFPGVLALDGVGFDLRRGEVHALCGENGAGKSTLMKIISGQYQPDEGSITYKGEVRRFASSLDAERAGIAIIHQELNLVPHLSVAENIFLAREPKRGWFIDRAALRRQARSCLDRLGVDIRPDAPVKSLSVAQCQMVEIAKALSLNAEIVIMDEPTSSLTESETALLFQVIRELREQGVGIVYISHRLDEMALIVDRVTVLRDGRFVDTSTFADTCVDEIVARMVGRSLDDKFPERTSVPTGEVLMEVRGLSRRGVFHDVGFELRRGEILGFAGLMGAGRTEVARAIFGADPLDAGTIRLGSGEITVKTPRDAIAHGIAYLSEDRKSHGLAVKMSVTQNLTMANMAAVSNALGFIDGKAEEQAAWRYIQMLSIRTPSPHQVARLLSGGNQQKIVIAKWLFRQSRILFFDEPTRGIDVGAKFAIYQLLDRLAAEGIGVVLISSELPEILGLTDRVAVFHEGRITAVLNTRATSQEEIMHFASGHGRPAAPGAGTP, encoded by the coding sequence ATGCAGCAAGCGTCGCTCCACACGGCCCCCGGCCGGTTCCCCGCGGCGATGGCGGGGACCGAGCTGCTGCGGCTGGACAACATCACCAAACGGTTCCCCGGCGTGCTGGCGCTGGACGGCGTCGGCTTCGACCTGCGCCGCGGCGAGGTCCATGCGCTGTGCGGCGAGAATGGGGCCGGCAAATCGACGCTGATGAAGATCATCAGCGGCCAGTACCAGCCCGACGAGGGCAGCATCACCTACAAGGGCGAGGTCCGGCGCTTCGCCTCCTCGCTCGACGCCGAACGGGCGGGCATCGCCATCATCCACCAGGAACTGAACCTCGTCCCCCATCTGAGCGTGGCCGAGAACATCTTCCTGGCGCGCGAGCCGAAACGCGGCTGGTTCATCGACCGCGCGGCGCTGCGCCGGCAGGCCCGGTCCTGCCTCGACCGGCTGGGCGTCGACATCCGCCCCGACGCGCCGGTCAAATCGCTGTCGGTCGCCCAGTGCCAGATGGTGGAGATCGCCAAGGCGCTGTCGCTGAACGCCGAGATCGTCATCATGGACGAGCCGACCTCGTCCCTGACCGAATCCGAAACCGCCCTGCTGTTCCAGGTGATCCGCGAATTGAGGGAGCAGGGGGTGGGAATCGTCTACATCTCCCACCGGCTGGACGAGATGGCGCTGATCGTCGACCGGGTGACGGTGCTGCGCGACGGCCGTTTCGTCGACACCAGCACCTTCGCCGACACCTGCGTCGACGAGATCGTCGCGCGGATGGTCGGCCGCTCGCTGGACGACAAGTTTCCCGAGCGTACCAGCGTCCCGACCGGCGAGGTTCTGATGGAGGTGCGCGGACTGAGCCGCCGCGGCGTCTTCCACGATGTCGGGTTCGAGCTGCGGCGTGGCGAGATCCTGGGATTCGCCGGGTTGATGGGCGCCGGCCGCACCGAGGTCGCCCGCGCGATCTTCGGCGCCGACCCGCTGGATGCCGGCACCATCCGGCTGGGGAGTGGCGAGATCACGGTGAAGACCCCGCGCGACGCCATCGCCCACGGCATCGCCTATCTGTCGGAGGACCGCAAGAGCCATGGGCTGGCGGTCAAGATGTCGGTCACCCAGAATCTGACGATGGCCAACATGGCGGCGGTGTCCAACGCCCTGGGGTTCATCGATGGCAAGGCGGAGGAACAGGCGGCCTGGCGCTACATCCAGATGCTGTCGATCCGCACGCCGTCGCCGCATCAGGTGGCGCGCCTGCTGTCGGGCGGCAACCAGCAGAAGATCGTCATCGCGAAGTGGCTGTTCCGCCAGTCGCGCATCCTGTTCTTCGACGAGCCGACGCGCGGCATCGACGTCGGGGCCAAATTCGCCATCTACCAGCTTCTCGACCGGCTGGCCGCCGAGGGGATCGGCGTGGTGCTGATCAGCTCCGAGCTGCCGGAAATCCTCGGCCTGACCGACCGCGTCGCCGTCTTTCATGAGGGCCGGATCACCGCCGTGCTGAACACGCGCGCGACCAGCCAGGAAGAGATCATGCATTTCGCCTCGGGCCATGGCCGCCCGGCGGCGCCGGGAGCCGGAACGCCATGA
- a CDS encoding ABC transporter substrate-binding protein encodes MKRFVSACLASVIALAAGSALAADKEIAVVVKTVNSTFWQNVQKGASAARNEADGYTMTFQGPAAESAIADQVNMVENAVNRKVAGIVLAPSDPDALVPALKKAWEAKIPVVLIDSAISDAGKQYYQAMLSTDNVKAGELCAKALIDKVGTSGKIAVMSYVAGAGSEIGRVGGFTKYIKDHSKLEIVGPFYSQSQMATALNQTTDVLAANPDLKGIFGANEPTAIGMGRALAQSGKAGRVVAVGFDGNQDLQGFVKDGTLEAIAVQGSYQMGYLGVQAAVKLTKREKVDKAIDTGVVLVTKANLATPEAQNVLY; translated from the coding sequence ATGAAGCGCTTCGTTTCGGCCTGTCTGGCGTCCGTCATCGCTCTCGCCGCCGGTTCGGCCCTCGCCGCCGACAAGGAAATCGCGGTGGTGGTGAAGACCGTGAATTCCACCTTCTGGCAGAATGTGCAGAAGGGGGCATCCGCCGCCCGGAACGAGGCGGACGGCTACACCATGACCTTCCAGGGGCCGGCGGCGGAATCGGCCATCGCCGACCAGGTCAACATGGTGGAGAACGCGGTGAACCGGAAGGTCGCCGGCATCGTGCTCGCCCCATCCGATCCCGACGCGCTGGTCCCGGCGCTGAAGAAGGCGTGGGAGGCGAAGATCCCGGTCGTGCTGATCGACTCCGCGATTTCCGACGCCGGCAAGCAGTATTATCAGGCCATGCTGTCCACCGACAACGTCAAGGCCGGCGAACTGTGCGCCAAGGCCCTGATCGACAAGGTCGGCACCAGCGGCAAGATCGCCGTCATGTCCTATGTCGCCGGTGCGGGGTCGGAGATCGGCCGGGTCGGCGGCTTCACCAAATACATCAAGGACCATTCCAAGCTGGAGATCGTCGGTCCCTTCTATTCGCAGTCGCAGATGGCGACGGCGCTGAACCAGACCACCGACGTGCTGGCCGCCAACCCCGACCTGAAGGGCATCTTCGGCGCCAACGAGCCGACCGCCATCGGCATGGGCCGCGCGCTGGCCCAGAGCGGCAAGGCCGGCCGCGTCGTCGCGGTCGGCTTCGACGGCAACCAGGATCTCCAGGGCTTCGTCAAGGACGGCACGCTGGAGGCCATCGCCGTCCAGGGCTCCTACCAGATGGGCTATCTCGGGGTGCAGGCGGCGGTCAAGCTGACCAAGCGCGAGAAGGTCGACAAGGCCATCGACACCGGCGTCGTGCTGGTGACCAAGGCCAATCTGGCGACGCCGGAAGCCCAGAACGTCCTGTACTGA
- a CDS encoding IS66-like element accessory protein TnpA, which translates to MTYQRVEVITGSEKRRFYSAADKAGLVAEAFRPGVVASEVARRHGLNVSLLYRWRRQIEEEQASPSPEPAVNFVPVRIADAPPSFPDDKMAPLPPAGTGIIEIVLPSGHCLRVDRHVDAGALRRVLAVLERR; encoded by the coding sequence ATGACTTACCAGCGCGTCGAGGTGATCACGGGATCGGAGAAGCGCCGCTTTTATAGCGCCGCGGACAAGGCGGGCTTGGTGGCGGAAGCGTTCCGGCCCGGCGTGGTGGCGTCCGAGGTGGCTCGTCGGCACGGCCTCAACGTCAGCCTGCTGTACCGCTGGCGCCGGCAGATCGAGGAGGAGCAGGCGAGCCCGTCGCCCGAACCAGCGGTGAACTTCGTGCCCGTGCGGATCGCCGACGCCCCGCCGTCCTTCCCGGACGACAAGATGGCGCCCCTTCCGCCCGCCGGAACCGGCATCATCGAAATCGTGCTGCCCAGCGGCCATTGCCTGCGCGTCGATCGCCATGTCGATGCGGGCGCCCTGCGTCGGGTCCTCGCCGTTCTGGAGCGCCGATGA
- a CDS encoding fumarylacetoacetate hydrolase family protein, whose protein sequence is MKLLRHGPRGAEKPGLLDAQGRIRDLSAHVGDIAGRWLLPDGLAGIAALPVDSLPLVDAATRLGPCVAGTGKFVCIGLNYSDHAAETGATVPSEPVIFMKATSAIQGPDDPVEIPRGSTKTDWEVELGVIIGKTAKYVSEAEAMDHVAGYCVVNDLSEREFQIERQGQWTKGKSCDSFGPIGPWLVTKDEVPDPQALDMWLEVNGHRYQNGSTRTMVYGVAHIVSYLSRFMSLHPGDVISTGTPPGVGLGLKPPTYLKPGDRIELEIRGLGRQRQQVRAAE, encoded by the coding sequence ATGAAGCTTCTGCGCCATGGCCCGCGGGGGGCCGAGAAACCGGGCCTGCTGGATGCCCAGGGCCGCATCCGCGACCTGTCCGCCCATGTCGGCGACATCGCCGGCCGCTGGCTGCTGCCCGACGGGCTGGCGGGGATCGCCGCCTTGCCGGTGGACAGTCTGCCGCTGGTCGATGCCGCCACCCGGCTGGGGCCCTGCGTCGCCGGCACCGGCAAGTTCGTCTGCATCGGCCTCAATTATTCCGACCATGCGGCGGAGACCGGGGCGACGGTTCCGTCCGAGCCGGTGATCTTCATGAAGGCGACCTCCGCCATCCAGGGGCCGGATGACCCGGTGGAGATTCCGCGCGGCTCGACCAAGACCGATTGGGAGGTCGAACTGGGCGTCATCATCGGCAAGACCGCCAAATATGTGTCGGAGGCCGAGGCGATGGACCATGTCGCCGGCTATTGCGTGGTCAACGACCTGTCGGAGCGCGAATTCCAGATCGAACGCCAAGGCCAGTGGACCAAGGGCAAGAGCTGCGACAGCTTCGGCCCCATCGGCCCCTGGCTGGTGACGAAGGACGAGGTTCCCGACCCGCAGGCGCTGGACATGTGGCTGGAGGTCAACGGCCACCGCTATCAGAACGGCTCGACCCGGACGATGGTCTATGGCGTCGCCCACATCGTCTCCTACCTGTCGCGCTTCATGAGCCTGCATCCGGGCGACGTCATTTCCACCGGCACGCCGCCGGGCGTCGGGCTGGGGCTGAAGCCGCCGACCTATCTGAAGCCCGGCGACCGGATCGAGCTGGAAATCCGGGGCCTCGGCCGCCAGCGCCAGCAGGTGCGGGCGGCGGAGTGA
- a CDS encoding IS66-like element ISAzs21 family transposase: protein MVSDPAQLLADNAALRQLVAEQAARLHAQEAALRAKDAALGAALEGIKSKALEIEKLKLQLARLRRMHFGQSSEKLGRTIAQLELALEDLEAAEGEQAAIVTQPDAPPEDAETRRRPKRTLPPEHLPREEQVHEPEGGTCTCAQCGGALRRLGEDRARQLEYVPAHFKVVEHVRPKFSCRRCEAITQAPASLPIERGLFGPGLLAHLLVSKFDDHLPLYRQAEIFARLGLELSRSTLADQVGHAARLLRPLIQAIETSVIGSAKLHADDTPVPVLSPGAGRTKTGYLWVYLRDDRPWNGPSPPAALYRYSPGRGGEHPCGHLKDFHGALQADGYAGFNGLYEPGPDGRARIIEIGCMAHGRRKFNDVAVSAKGKAPIAAEALRRIGELYAVEAQIAGRDADERRRVRQAEAAPKMAALKAWLEETLGRLDGKSDTAKAVRYLLNRWTALTRYLDDGRLEIDNNAAERALRAVVVGRKNWLFAGADVGGERAAAMYTLIETAKLNGLDPEAYLRDVIARIADHKISRIDELLPWNWTKAADVTENADAA from the coding sequence ATGGTTTCCGATCCCGCCCAGCTTCTGGCCGACAACGCGGCGTTGCGGCAGCTCGTCGCCGAGCAGGCGGCCCGGCTGCATGCCCAGGAGGCGGCGTTGCGCGCCAAGGACGCGGCGCTCGGCGCGGCGCTGGAGGGCATCAAGAGCAAGGCGCTGGAGATCGAGAAGCTGAAGCTTCAGCTCGCCCGGCTGCGCCGCATGCACTTCGGCCAGTCCTCGGAAAAGCTGGGCCGAACCATCGCCCAGCTGGAACTGGCGCTGGAAGACCTGGAAGCCGCCGAAGGCGAGCAGGCCGCCATCGTCACGCAGCCCGACGCGCCGCCAGAAGACGCCGAAACTAGGCGCCGGCCCAAGCGCACGCTGCCGCCCGAGCATCTGCCGCGCGAGGAGCAGGTGCACGAGCCCGAAGGCGGCACCTGCACCTGCGCGCAGTGCGGTGGCGCGCTGCGTCGGCTGGGCGAGGACCGCGCCCGGCAGCTGGAATACGTGCCGGCGCACTTCAAGGTGGTCGAGCACGTCCGCCCGAAGTTCTCGTGCCGGCGCTGCGAGGCGATCACGCAGGCACCAGCGTCGCTGCCGATCGAGCGGGGCCTGTTCGGGCCGGGGCTGTTGGCGCACCTGCTGGTTAGCAAGTTCGACGATCATCTGCCGCTGTATCGCCAGGCGGAGATCTTCGCCCGCCTGGGCCTGGAGTTGAGCCGCTCCACCCTGGCCGATCAGGTCGGCCACGCGGCTCGGCTGCTGCGCCCGCTGATCCAGGCGATCGAAACCAGCGTCATCGGTTCCGCCAAGCTGCACGCCGACGACACGCCGGTCCCGGTGCTGAGCCCGGGGGCCGGGCGGACCAAGACCGGCTACCTGTGGGTCTACCTGCGCGATGATCGCCCCTGGAACGGCCCGTCGCCTCCGGCGGCGCTGTACCGCTACAGCCCCGGGCGCGGCGGCGAGCACCCGTGCGGCCACCTGAAGGATTTCCACGGGGCGCTGCAGGCGGACGGCTATGCCGGGTTCAACGGCCTGTACGAACCGGGCCCCGACGGGCGGGCCCGGATCATTGAAATTGGCTGCATGGCCCATGGCCGTCGCAAGTTCAACGACGTGGCGGTCTCGGCCAAGGGCAAGGCGCCGATCGCGGCCGAGGCACTGCGGCGGATCGGCGAGCTGTATGCGGTCGAAGCCCAGATCGCCGGCCGGGATGCCGACGAGCGCCGGCGCGTGCGCCAGGCCGAGGCTGCCCCGAAAATGGCCGCGTTGAAGGCATGGCTGGAGGAGACGCTGGGCCGGCTCGACGGCAAGTCGGACACGGCCAAGGCGGTGCGCTACCTGCTCAACCGCTGGACGGCGCTGACCCGTTACCTGGACGATGGCCGTCTGGAGATCGACAACAACGCCGCCGAAAGGGCCTTGCGGGCCGTCGTGGTGGGCCGCAAGAACTGGCTGTTCGCCGGAGCCGATGTCGGGGGTGAGCGGGCCGCGGCGATGTACACGCTCATCGAGACGGCCAAGCTCAACGGGCTCGACCCCGAGGCGTACCTGCGCGACGTGATCGCCCGGATTGCCGATCACAAGATCAGCCGCATCGACGAGTTGCTGCCCTGGAACTGGACCAAAGCCGCCGACGTTACCGAAAACGCCGACGCCGCGTAG
- a CDS encoding ABC transporter permease, which yields MNDRRKDLIQKFAALAGLLVLVAVFSLTSDAFLSVGNGMTIALQVTSIAYLGVAATCVIITGGIDLSVGSVLALAGVVAALAVKAGAPLPLGMGLGILVGAFCGLLNGLCVTRLKLPPFIATLGMMMVARGVALQITGARAVSGLGEAFGELGNGAMFRIVRIGEDGFPDVVFPGIPYPVVLMVVIAIAVSVMLSRTTLGRHIYAVGSNAEAARLSGVNVAGVTLFTYVLSGTLAGLTGCVLMSRLVTAQPNEGVMYELDAIASAVIGGTSLIGGVGTISGTAIGAFVIGILRNGLNMNGVSAFTQQIIIGLVILLTVWIDQIRNRR from the coding sequence ATGAACGACCGGCGCAAGGACCTGATCCAGAAATTCGCCGCCCTAGCCGGGCTCCTGGTGCTGGTCGCCGTCTTCTCGCTGACCAGCGACGCCTTCCTCAGCGTCGGCAACGGCATGACCATCGCCTTGCAGGTGACCTCGATCGCCTATCTGGGCGTCGCCGCGACCTGCGTCATCATCACCGGCGGCATCGACCTGTCGGTTGGTTCCGTCCTGGCGCTGGCCGGGGTGGTCGCGGCGCTGGCGGTCAAGGCGGGGGCGCCGTTGCCGCTGGGCATGGGGCTGGGCATCCTGGTCGGCGCCTTCTGCGGCCTGCTGAACGGGTTGTGCGTGACGCGGCTGAAGCTGCCGCCCTTCATCGCCACGCTGGGCATGATGATGGTGGCGCGCGGCGTCGCCTTGCAGATCACCGGCGCCCGCGCCGTCTCGGGACTGGGCGAGGCCTTCGGCGAACTCGGCAACGGCGCCATGTTCCGCATCGTCCGCATCGGCGAGGACGGATTTCCCGACGTGGTCTTCCCCGGCATCCCCTATCCGGTGGTGCTGATGGTGGTGATCGCCATCGCGGTGTCGGTGATGCTGAGCCGGACCACGCTGGGACGCCACATCTACGCCGTCGGATCGAATGCCGAGGCCGCGCGCCTGTCGGGCGTCAATGTCGCGGGCGTCACCCTGTTCACCTATGTGCTGTCCGGCACGCTGGCCGGCCTGACCGGCTGCGTGCTGATGTCCCGCCTCGTCACCGCCCAGCCCAACGAGGGCGTGATGTACGAGCTGGACGCCATCGCCAGCGCCGTCATCGGCGGCACCTCGCTGATCGGCGGGGTCGGCACGATCTCCGGCACCGCCATCGGCGCCTTCGTGATCGGCATCCTGCGCAACGGGCTGAACATGAACGGCGTCTCCGCCTTCACCCAGCAGATCATCATCGGTCTGGTCATCCTGCTGACCGTCTGGATCGACCAGATCCGTAACCGGCGCTGA
- a CDS encoding IclR family transcriptional regulator gives MNGTDLDPMEMPDAPERERRYSAPALEKGLDILEFLSECRDPQSLQQIGDGVGRTKGEIFRMVSVLAQRGYIERLEGDDRFRVTDRLFRLGLNRPVNRSLIETALPVMNSFAETTGYSCHLAVMSGTQIAVVARVESTSHIGFTVRIGYRQPLILTGSGHCLMAFMSARRRHGLYKELRAEDPWIDLDTLDRTLDAIRAAGHVARPSGITEAVIDLSCPVTDRREGGAVAALTCPYLRTRQVPKEPEEILAALDEAGRRISEIFSLG, from the coding sequence GTGAACGGGACCGACCTCGATCCGATGGAGATGCCCGACGCTCCCGAGCGGGAACGGCGCTATTCCGCCCCGGCGCTGGAAAAGGGCCTGGATATCCTGGAGTTTCTCTCGGAATGCCGCGACCCTCAGAGTTTGCAGCAGATCGGCGACGGGGTGGGACGGACCAAGGGCGAGATCTTCCGCATGGTCTCGGTCCTGGCCCAGCGCGGCTATATCGAGCGGTTGGAAGGCGATGACCGTTTCCGGGTGACCGACCGGCTGTTCCGGCTGGGGCTGAACCGTCCGGTCAACCGCTCGCTGATCGAGACCGCCCTGCCGGTCATGAACAGCTTCGCCGAGACGACCGGCTATTCCTGCCATCTCGCCGTGATGTCCGGCACCCAGATCGCGGTGGTGGCGCGGGTGGAGAGCACCAGCCACATCGGCTTCACCGTCCGCATCGGCTATCGCCAGCCGCTGATCCTGACCGGCTCCGGCCATTGCCTGATGGCCTTCATGAGCGCCCGGCGGCGCCACGGCCTGTACAAGGAACTGCGGGCCGAGGATCCGTGGATCGATCTCGACACGCTGGACCGGACGCTCGACGCCATCCGCGCCGCCGGCCATGTCGCCCGCCCCAGCGGCATCACCGAAGCGGTGATCGACCTGTCCTGCCCGGTGACCGACCGGCGCGAGGGCGGCGCCGTCGCCGCCCTGACCTGCCCCTATCTGCGGACCCGGCAGGTCCCCAAGGAACCGGAGGAGATCCTCGCCGCCCTGGATGAGGCCGGTCGGCGTATATCGGAAATCTTTTCGTTGGGCTGA
- the tnpB gene encoding IS66 family insertion sequence element accessory protein TnpB (TnpB, as the term is used for proteins encoded by IS66 family insertion elements, is considered an accessory protein, since TnpC, encoded by a neighboring gene, is a DDE family transposase.) → MIPVPAGVRIYLAMGATDMRKGFDGLALLVQEVLKKDPYSGHLFLFRGRRADKIKILYYDTNGLCLFAKRLQRGRFVWPVSREGVVTLTPAELAMLVEGLDWRAAERTWKPDLAG, encoded by the coding sequence ATGATCCCGGTCCCCGCCGGCGTGCGGATCTACCTGGCGATGGGCGCCACCGACATGCGCAAGGGCTTCGACGGCCTCGCCCTGTTGGTCCAGGAGGTTCTCAAGAAGGATCCCTACTCCGGCCATCTCTTCCTGTTCCGGGGCCGCCGAGCCGACAAGATCAAGATTCTCTACTACGACACCAACGGCCTGTGCCTGTTCGCCAAGCGCCTTCAGCGCGGCCGGTTCGTCTGGCCGGTGTCGCGCGAGGGCGTGGTGACGCTGACCCCGGCGGAGCTGGCGATGCTCGTGGAAGGGCTGGACTGGCGCGCGGCGGAACGGACCTGGAAGCCCGACTTGGCCGGCTGA